From a single Candidatus Eisenbacteria bacterium genomic region:
- a CDS encoding heavy-metal-associated domain-containing protein, with translation MKRRVTIVPTVLATLSLAASAWAGGSACTGKSEGAAKQAAGGSRCTAGSAAQAKGQCTFGANNAVFSFAVPTAHCGACVDKIQTTAMAQKGVLCAKVDLDSRTAYVAGDRKLDQKAIAKAIKGAGFTCTFKAKGPKVREELVKMMAAGSNASPAAAKKDKV, from the coding sequence ATGAAGCGTAGGGTTACGATCGTTCCAACGGTTTTGGCCACATTGAGCCTTGCCGCGTCGGCTTGGGCCGGCGGCAGCGCGTGTACGGGCAAGTCCGAGGGCGCGGCCAAGCAGGCGGCAGGCGGCTCGCGCTGCACGGCCGGTTCGGCCGCGCAGGCCAAGGGGCAGTGCACGTTCGGCGCGAACAACGCGGTATTCAGCTTCGCGGTGCCCACCGCCCACTGCGGCGCGTGCGTGGACAAGATCCAGACCACGGCGATGGCGCAGAAGGGCGTGCTCTGCGCGAAGGTAGACCTGGACTCGAGGACCGCCTACGTCGCCGGCGACAGGAAGCTGGACCAGAAGGCGATCGCGAAGGCGATCAAGGGCGCCGGTTTCACCTGCACGTTCAAGGCCAAGGGCCCGAAGGTGCGCGAGGAGCTGGTGAAGATGATGGCCGCTGGGTCGAACGCCTCGCCCGCCGCGGCCAAGAAGGACAAGGTCTGA